CCCTGCTGGGCCTGCTTCTGCCCCTCTTCCGGAATGTATCCAACAAGGGGCTGCTCCTTGCTTCCGCCTTCCTGCTGCTGGTTCCCATAGCGGCGGATGCCGCGAGAGCCGTTTCCGGCATGGACCCGTCCGCCCCGGTCGTCCGCATGCAGCAGTACTTTTGTGCAAAATACGGCATTACGGAAGACAACTTCGCCTTCTGGCTGAGGGATGCCGCCAGCTACACGGACGTTTTCAAATTCCTGGTGCAGGGGGCCTTTGTCAGAATGCAGGAATTCATTGACGGCAACCGTTTCTTTAAGGTGATGGGATTGTTCCTGCTGGGATTCTACATTGGCAGAAACCGCCTGTATGCCAATCTGGAAGGCAACAAAAAGCTCTTGAAAAAAGTATCCATGTACGGCTTCGCGATCGGACTTCCCGTCTCCGTATTCTATGCGTGGAGCTCCATGAACGGCCATCCGTGGGGGATGACGGCCCATTCGGCCCTGTACGCGTTTGGCGTTTTCCCTGTGGGGCTGGCGTATATGGCGTCCGTCAGCCTGTGGTACCTTCACCGCAGGGAATGCCGGATATTCAAAATACTGGCGGCTCCGGGGCAAATGGCTCTGACCAATTACATCGGGCAGTCCGTGCTGGGCATGATTATTTTTTATGGCATCGGCTTCGGCTTTGGTGCGGATACTGGTCTTGTTGCCGTCATGCTGGTGGCGGCCGGTGTCTATCTCGTTGAGGCGGCATTCAGCCGCATCTGGTTGCATTATTGCCTGTTCGGCCCCCTGGAATGGATATGGCGCATGCTGACTTACGGAAAATGGCTTCCACTCTTTAAATAAATCATGACGAAGATGAAAAAAATGCACTTCTCCCGCAAAGCGTCAGGAACAATAATCTTCTCTCCTGCTTTGGCGCTCCTGCTCTGCATGACTTCATGCGATGCGGACGGAACCGCCGGACATTCCGGGGCCGATGCTTCCCACGGAGATATGGCTGCCGGTCATCACCCGCAAAAAAACAACGCCATGAACAACATGATCAAAATAACCGTCGGCTCCTCAACATTCACGGCCACCCTTTCAAATAACGCGGCTGCGGCTGCATTCCGGGCACTGCTGCCTTTGACGCTCAAGATGGAGGACGTCAACGGGAATGAAAAATTTTATCGCCTCTCCAGGCACTTGCCCGTTGCCGCTGCCAACCCGGGAACCGTGCGTGAAGGGGATTTGATGTTGTGGGGCACCGGGGGACTGGTTCTCTTCTACAAGACTTTTTCCACATCCTACAGCTATACGCGGCTGGGGCGCGTTGACAATGCCGCCGGGCTTGCGAAGACCCTTGGCTCCGGGGACGTGGAAGTCACTTTTGAACTGAACCAGGAATAACGGAATAACGCGGAAAACGGGAAACATTGCAGTGGAGATGTGACTATCCGCAGCAAATGGCGGAACCTTGAACGGCAGGGAAGGGGAGGTTTTTCCATGGCATAAAATTATGCAGGGAAATCTTGACAGGGCTTTTGCGGTTTCTATGATGCGGATGCCCGTTGCGTTTTACGGACACCCCAGGAATTCATGATTCTTTTCATCATTTTCGTTATTCTCCTTTTGATTCTGGTCAACGCCTTTTACGTTGCCGCAGAGTTCGCCGCCGTGAGCGTGCGCCGCAACATGATCCGTGAAATGGCGGAGGGCGGCAGCAAGGTGGCCGTTCATTTGCTGAAAATCCTGGAGAACACCCGCGAGCTTGACCGCTACATTGCGGCCTGCCAGTTCGGAATTACCATTTCCAGCCTGATTCTGGGTGCGTACGGGCAGGTGCAGTTGTCTTCCTACCTGCTTCCGCTGTTTGAACGGTTCGGCGGGATGGACTCCGTGATGGCCGCCTCCGTTTCCGCCCTGGTTGTTCTGGTGGGGTTGACGGTCTTCCAGGTGATTCTGGGGGAACTGATGC
This genomic stretch from Akkermansia biwaensis harbors:
- a CDS encoding DUF418 domain-containing protein; this encodes MKNHPSEHIDPVRSKERHIILDALRGLALFGICLANFPEFSLYTFLKSDAVSAMPTAGIDRIIKYIQYILIDGKFYTMFSLLFGIGFSIIISNAMRKHADGFRIFYRRMGILLVIGFLHLMSLWSGDILMLYALLGLLLPLFRNVSNKGLLLASAFLLLVPIAADAARAVSGMDPSAPVVRMQQYFCAKYGITEDNFAFWLRDAASYTDVFKFLVQGAFVRMQEFIDGNRFFKVMGLFLLGFYIGRNRLYANLEGNKKLLKKVSMYGFAIGLPVSVFYAWSSMNGHPWGMTAHSALYAFGVFPVGLAYMASVSLWYLHRRECRIFKILAAPGQMALTNYIGQSVLGMIIFYGIGFGFGADTGLVAVMLVAAGVYLVEAAFSRIWLHYCLFGPLEWIWRMLTYGKWLPLFK
- a CDS encoding cyclophilin-like fold protein; this encodes MTSCDADGTAGHSGADASHGDMAAGHHPQKNNAMNNMIKITVGSSTFTATLSNNAAAAAFRALLPLTLKMEDVNGNEKFYRLSRHLPVAAANPGTVREGDLMLWGTGGLVLFYKTFSTSYSYTRLGRVDNAAGLAKTLGSGDVEVTFELNQE